The stretch of DNA CGCGGCGGTCGGGTTGCTGTGGGCGAACTCGCCATGGGCCGACGGCTACCGGTGGCTGAGCGACCTGAAGGTCGGCCCCGCCGCGCTCCACCTCGATCTCACGCTCCACCAGTGGGCGGCCGACGGCCTGCTCGCGATCTTCTTCTTCGTGGCCGGGCTGGAGCTCAAGCGCGAGTTCGTGGCGGGTGACCTGCGCGATCCGCGACGCGCGGCCCTCCCGGTGGCCGCCGCGGTGGGCGGCATGGCGGTTCCCGCGCTGCTCTACACGTCGATCAACGCCGCGGCCGGATCGGAGGCGCTGGTCGGCTGGGCGATCCCGACCGCCACCGACATCGCGTTCGCGCTCGCCGTCCTCGCGGTGATCAGCACGCACCTGCCATCGGCCCTGCGGACGTTCCTGCTGACGCTAGCCGTGGTCGACGACCTGCTCGCGATCACGATCATCGCCGTCTTCTACACGGACTCGCTGTCGTGGGGCCCGCTCGCGCTCGCCGCGATCCCGCTGGGGCTGTTCGCGCTGCTGGTGCAGCGGCGGGTGCGGTCATGGTGGCTGTTGCTCCCGCTGGCCGTCGCCACCTGGGTGCTGGTGCACGAGTCGGGCGTGCACGCCACGGTGGCCGGGGTACTGCTCGGGTTCGCCGTGCCGGTGATCCGGCGCTCGCCAGGACCGGGGCCGGGACTCGCCGAGCACTTCGAGCACCGGTTCCGCCCGCTGTCGGCCGGTGTGGCCGTGCCGATCTTCGCGTTCTTCGCCGCGGGTGTGACGGTCGGCGGCGCGGCCGAGCTGGGCGCGAGCCTCGGTGACTCGGTCACGCTCGGGATCATCGTCGGGCTCGTGGTCGGCAAGCCGGTCGGCGTCCTCGGCTCCAGCTGGCTGGTGCAGCGGTTCACCCGGGCCCGCCTCGCCGACGACCTCGGCTGGACGGACGTGCTGGGGCTCGCGCTGCTGGCCGGTATCGGGTTCACCGTGTCGCTGCTCATCGGCGAGCTCGCCTTCGGCGAGGGAAGCTCGGGCGACGAGCACGTCAAGATCGGTGTGCTGCTCGGCTCCCTGCTGTCGGCCATGCTCGCCACGGTCGTGTTGCGGATGCGCAACCGGCGCTACCGGCGCATCTGCGCGGAGGAGGAGCGCGACACCGACGCCGACGGTGTGCCCGACGTGTACGAGACGGACCAGGCCGGCGACTGACATCCGGTGTCGTCGAGGGTGTTCGGCGGCAGCGCGGAGTCGTACGATCAGGACGGGGCGCGCCGGGAAGTCTGGTCGGCAGCAGATGCAAGCTGCGGCGAGAGGCCCGGCGATGAGCACATCGTCCAACCCCGGTCCCGAGGATCACGACGCCATGTCGCCGTGGGAGCGACAGGTCCTCGCCGACATCGAGCGCGAGCTGGCGACGAGTGATCCCCACCTCGCCCGTACGTTCAACGGTCGGGGCCGCCGTCGTGCAATCGCCTCCCGGTGGCCGGTGTCGCTCCCCGCCACGGGCCTTCTGCTCGCCGGGTTGCTCGTCCTCGTGCTCATCGGCGCGCTGTTGCCGGCGTCGTGGTGGGCCGTGCTCGGCGTCGTCACCGCTCTGGTCGTGGTCCCGTGGCTGCTGCTGGCCGCCACCGAGAAGAACGGTCGGGGCTGAATCGGCCCGTGATCGGGTCAACCTCGTAGCGAAGGATGTGGAACCTGTGCTCTCGACCGTTCTGATCGTGCTCGTCGCGCTCGTGGTGCTGCTGGTGGGCAGCGGTGTTCGGATGGTGCAGCAGTACCAGCGGGGCGTGGTCCTGCGCTTCGGGCGGCTGCTGCCGGAGGTGCGGCAGCCGGGGCTGCAGCTGATGATCCCGGTGGCCGACCGGATGGTGAAGGTGCCCGTCCAGACCATCGTGCTCGACGTCCCACCCCAAGGAGCGATCACCAAGGACAACGTGACCCTCAGCGTCGACGCCGTCGTGTACTTCCGGGTGACCGACCCGGTGAAAGCGGTCGTCAACGTCGAGAACTACCTCGGCGCCATCTCCCAGGTCGCACGGACGTCGCTGAGATCGGTGATCGGCCGGGCCGACCTGGACACCATGCTGTCGGACCGGGAGCAGGTCAACGCCGAGCTGCGCGCGGTGATCGACACACCTACCGACGACTGGGGGATCTCCGTCGATCGGGTGGAGATCAAGGACATCGCCCTTCCCGAGAGCATGCGCCGCGCGATGGCGCACCAGGCGGAGGCCGAGCGGGACCGCCGCGCCCGGGTGATCGCCGCCGATGGTGAGTACCAGGCCTCGACCCGGTTGGCCGACGCCGCCCGGGTCATGGCCGACACTCCCGGTGCGCTCCAGCTGCGGCTCCTGCAGACCGTCAGCGACGTGGCATCGGACCAGAACAGCACCCTGGTGATGCCGTTGCCGGTGGAGCTCCTCCGCTTCTTCGAGAACGCGACCGGAACGTCGGTCCCCGCTCGGGCCGGTTCCGCGGCCGCCGACGCGTCGATCTCCCCGCCACCGACCGCCGACTCGGCTGCTCCCGGCCGGGAGCTCCCGCAGACCGACGGTGACCTGGCCGGGAAGGGTGCGGTCACCACAGGTCAGGAGGCAGGTCCTCGGTGAGGTCGTCCAGCTCGCCGCGGGTCCTGGCCGCGTAGGCCGCGTGCATCCGCTCGTCGAACTCGACGACGGTCAGCCGCCCGTCCCGGAACGCCCGCTCGAGCCGCCGGACGACGGCCTGCCGCTCGTCGTCTGATGCTCGGAGTTCGCGTGGCACCTGCGCTCCGCCTCCTCCCTCGACGGGTTTCAGGGTAGGGCGGCGAACCGGTCGCTGGGCTCGACGAGCTGTGGGCATGAGCGTGATCACGCCCGTTCGCGTGCGGACGCGGGTTAGAGTTCCCGCGGGGTGTGCCGGGAAGTCTGGTCGGCGACGTCGTCGCCATGCCCACGTGAAGACCGGAGCAGCCCGTGCAGGAACGCCCCGCTACGCCCATCAGCGAGTTCGCCCGCTACCTGCGCACCGAGACCGTCGGCGGGGTGGTGCTGCTCGTCGCCACCGCCATCGCATTGATCTGGGCGAACTCGCCCTGGTCACCCGCCTATGACGCGATGCGGGGCGCCGTGGTCGGGCCGGCGGCCCTGCACCTGGACCTGACGTTGGCGAAGTGGGCGACGGACGGCCTGCTGGCGGTGTTCTTCTTCGTCGTCGGCCTCGAGCTCAAACGCGAGCTGGTGATCGGAGAACTGTCCACGCGGAGCCAAGCACTGCTCCCGGTGGCCGCTGCGCTCGGCGGGATGATCGTGCCGGCTGTGCTGGCGCTCTCCGTGGGGTGGGGAGCGCCGGGGATCGACCGCGCGTGGGCGATCCCCGTCGCCACGGACATCGCGTTCGCGCTCGGGGTGCTCGCCGTCGCAGGGTCGGCTCTGCCGGTGTCCGCGCGGGTGTTCCTCCTCGGGCTCGCGGTCGCCGACGACCTGGGCGGCATCATCGTGATCGCGGTGTTGTTCAGCAGCGGTCTCGATGCACTCTGGTTCGGAGCCGTCGTGCTCGCCTGCACCGCGTACTGGTGGCTGCAGCGCAGGCGCTTTCGTGCGTGGTGGCTCTACGTGCCCCTCGCTCTGTTCACCTGGTTCGCGGTGCACGAGGCCGGCGTGCACGCGACGATCTCGGGCGTTCTGCTCGGCCTGCTCACGCGGGTGCGGGCCGACCCGGACGAGGAGTTCGCACCCGCGCTGCGCCTCGAGCACCGGCTGCAGCCCTGGTCGGCGGGGCTGTGCGTGCCGGTGTTCGCGCTCTTCGCGGCAGGGGTTCCCATCGGCCCCGACGCGCTGCGGGCCGTGTTCGTGGAACCGGTCGCGCTCGGGGTGATGGTGGGCCTGCTGGTCGGCAAGATCATCGGAATCTTCGGGTCGTGCTGGCTCGTCATCCGGCTCACGCCGGCCTCGCGGCCGCGCGGTCTCGACTGGCGGGATCTCGCAGCGGTGTCGATGCTCGGCGGTGTCGGGTTCACCGTGAGCCTGCTGATCGCCGAGCTGTCGCTGGCCGGCCTGCCGGACGTGCTCGAGTCGGCGAAGGCCGCCATCCTCCTCGCCTCGGCGGCGGCGTCGGTGATCGGAGCGGCGATGCTCGTCCGCCGGGTTCGCGTGCGGGCGAGGGAGAACGGGGACGACGACACCGCGGCCGCTTGATCGGCGCGGCACGCCGGTGCGCCTGACCGGCGTCGGGTCGGCCGCCGTGGAAGGATGGCCCGCGACCAGCGAACTCGGACAGATGAGCAGGAGGACCGCGGTGGCCAGCCCGACCAGCTCCGGCGGCGGGGACGTTCCGCCCGTCCTCCCGTCGATCCCGCTCGCCCCGGAACCCGTTCGATCACCGGGCGAGCAGTCGATCGGTGAGCTGGTGCGCGAGGCCACCACGCACGTGTCCACGTTGGTGCGCGCCGAGGTGGAGCTGGCCCGCGCCGAGATCGCCTCCGAGGTGAAGAAGGGCCTGCAGGGCAGCATCTTCTTCGTCGTCGCGCTGACGGTCCTGCTGTTCAGCCTGTTCTTCGCGTTCCTCGCGCTCGGTGAGGTGCTCGACATCTGGCTGCCGCGCTCCGCCGCCTTCGGCATCGTGTTCGGGATCATGCTGCTCACGGCCGCGCTGTTCGGTCTTCTCGGCTACCTGCGCGTCCGCCGGATCCGCAAGCCGGAGCGCACCATCTCCAGCCTCAAGGAGTCGGCTCAGGTGCTCGCGCACCGCGGCCACGACGAGGACGCGCACCCCGAGCTGACGGCCCGCTGACGGGGCTTCGGGTTGCACCGGGGTCCGGATGCGTCCTCGCTCCGGCTGCCCGGTCCGTGGACGCACCGCGCCGTGTCGGCCAACGGGATCCGGCTGCACGTCGCTGAGTGCGACGGCGGTGGCCCCCTCGTCGTCCTGCTGCACGGCTTCCCCGAGTTCTGGTGGACGTGGCGCCACCAGCTGCCCGCGCTCGCCGAGGGCGGATACCGGGTGGTGGCCGCCGACCTGCGCGGCTACGGCGACTCCGACAAACCCCCGCGCGGCTACGACCTGTGGACGCTCGCCGGGGACATCGCCGGGCTGATCCGGGCTCTCGGCGAGCCGGGGGCGCACGTCGTCGGGCACGGCTGGGGCGGTCTCATCGCCTGGACGGTGACGGCGCTGCACCCGCGGCTCGTGCTGTCGCTCACCTCGCTCGCGGCCCCGCACCCGCTCGCCGTGCGCTCAGCGGTGGTGCGCGACCCCCGCGGGCAGGGCAGGGCCACGGCCCGGTACGCCGCGGCGTTCCAGCTCCCGCGCTGGCCGGAGCGGTCGCTGCGGCGGGACGGCGGAGCCAGGGTGGCCCGGATCCTGCGGGACTGGTCCGCAGCGGAATGGGACGACCTCGCGGAGGCCACCGTCCACTACCGGCGCGCCATCCAGGTCACCGGCGTCGTGCACAGCGCGCTCGAGTACTACCGGTGGGCGGCGCGGTCCCAGCTGCGCGTGGAGGGGCGGCGGTTCGCGGCGGCGGTGTCCCGGATCCCGGCGGTGCCGGTGCTGCAGGTCCAGGGCGCCCTCGACCCCTGCGTGCTGGCCGCGACCGCGGCGGCCTCGGCCCGGTGGGCCGGTCCGCAGCACCGCCTGCACCTGATGCCCGCCACCGGGCACTTCCCGCACGAGGAACACCCCGCCACCACGACCAGCCTGCTCGCGGAGGCCCTGCCTGCCTCGTGAGCGGGCACGTGCGCGGATCCGCTCACGAGGGGTCGAGCGGAGGTCTCTACGATTCTGTGACGTGCGCGTTCTGGTCGTTGGGTCCGGTGCTCGGGAGCACGCCATCGTTCTCGCCCTCGCGCAGGACCCCGGCGTCACGGCGCTGGCCTGCGCGCCGGGCAACGCGGGCACGGCGGCGGTCGCCGAGCAACGCGGCGTCGACGCGGCGGATCCCGCCGCGGTGGCCGCGCTCGCGGTCGACTGGCGGGCCGACCTCGTCGTGATCGGGCCGGAGGTGCCGCTCGTGGCCGGCGCGGCCGACGCCGTGCGCGCGGCCGGCATCCCCTGCTTCGGCCCGAGCGCCGCCGCGTCCAAGATCGAGGGTTCGAAGAGCTTCGCGAAGGACGTCATGGCCGCGGCCGGCGTCAACACGGCGACCTCCGTCGTGGTGGACAACCCGGCGCACCTCGACGCGGCGCTCGCCCGCTTCACCCCGCCGTACGTGGTGAAGGACGACGGCCTCGCCGCGGGGAAGGGCGTGGTCGTGAGCACCGACCTCGACGTCGCGCGCGCCCACGCGAGCACCCTCCTCGACGGTGGGCACCCGGTGCTGCTCGAGTCCTACCTCGACGGGCCGGAGGTGTCGCTCTTCTGCCTCGTCGACGGCGAGACCGTGGTCCCCCTCCTGCCCGCGCAGGACTTCAAGCGCGTCGGTGACGACGACTCCGGCCCCAACACCGGCGGCATGGGGGCGTACGCACCCCTGCCGTGGGCCTCGCCCGGCCTCGGCGACGAGCTGGCGGAGAAGGTGGTCGCGCCCGTCGCGGCCGAGCTCAACCGGCGCGGCACGCCGTTCACCGGGCTGCTCTACGCCGGGCTGGTGCTGACGGCCGCCGGACCGGCCGTCATCGAGTTCAACTGCCGCTTCGGGGACCCGGAGACCCAGGTCGTGCTGGCGCTGCTGCGGAGCCCGCTCGCCCGGCTGCTGCTGGCCACCGCCACCGGCCGGCTCGCCGAGGAGCCGCCGCCGCAGTGGGCCGACGGCGCGGCCGTCACGGTCGTGCTGGCCGCCGAGGGTTACCCCGGCCTGCCCCGCCTCGGCGACGTGATCTCCGGATCGGAGGCCGCCGGCGTGCTGCACGCGGGCACGCGCCGCCGCGACGACGGGGCCGTCGTGTCCTCCGGCGGGCGGGTCCTCTCCGTGGTCGGCACCGGGCCTGACCTGCTCGCTGCCCGCCAGGAGGCCTACGACCGGTTGGAGCAGGTACACCTCCCGGGCTCGCACCATCGGACGGACATTGCCCTCCGGGCGGCCCAGGGGGCAGTATCTGTACCCGCTCCATCGTGAAATCGGGTCCTCCGAACAGGTGACATTTGCGATCACTTGTCGTACGCTCCGGCGCGTGAAGCGCAAGCTCATTGCCCCGAACGGGGCGAGGCGTGCTGCCCGGGGGTCGCTCTCCGCGATTTGCACCCCGACGGGTGACGCGCCAGGGTCTGCGCACCCGGGGTGATCACGTCGTCGCCGCTCCCCACGACGGCTCCCTACTGATCACGTCGGGTCCGATGTTCGCTCCCCTGAGAAACATGAGGACTCGAATGACGAACACCGCACGGTCTCGACACGCTGCGCCGAGCCGCGCGTCGAAGATCGCCGGGCGCGCCGCAATCGGCGTCGTGGGCGCGCCGATGGCGATGATGGCCGCGGCCGGGCCTGCTTCGGCTGCCGTCACCGACGCGAATGTCAGCAACGACCAGGACAGCACCAACCTCCAGCTGTCGATGGTGGGGTCGGTCCTGCCCGGGCTCGAGGCGCTGGGGGTCGACGGGCTCGCCGCGCCCGACCTGCCCACCGACGGCCTCACCGGCGACCTGGACGTGTTCGACGTGGCAGGCGCACTGTCCGCGGCGCCCGGCCTCGCGGGCGGCGTCGTGCCGACGGCTGCCGCTCTCGGCCCCGGCGCCGACGTCCTGCCGGTCGTCGGTGACCTGACGGCGCTGCCGGTCGCGCTCCCGGGCGGCGGCCTGGCCGCGCTGCCGGGGGCCGACGTCCTGCCCCTGGTCGGCGACCTGACCACGCTGCCCGCCCTCGGCTCGCTCTCGGACGCCGAGGTGGCCACGGCCGACAACCTGGAGCTCTCCACGGTCCAGGACACCCTCGGCGACGTCACCGGTGCGCTGCGCAGCCTGGACGTGGACGCCCTGGAGGACCTCGACCTGGGCGACCTCCCGGCCGGCCTGCGGAACGTCCAGCTGGGCGAGCTCAGCAACGCGCTGGACCGCCTGGACATCGACATCGACGACCTGCCGTCCGCCCTGCAGGACCTCGACCTGGACGACCTGCCGGGCGTGGTGCAGAACCTCAAGCTGAGCCAGCTGCCCGCCGTCGCCGACGTGCTCGACGTGGACCAGCTGCCGGTCGACCTGGACGACCTGGACGCGGGCGAGCTGCGCACGGTCCTCTCGGACGTGGGTCTGGACAAGCTGGACCTGCAGGACCTCGACCTGGGCGAGCTGCGCACCGCCCTCGGCGACCTCGACCTGAAGAACCTGGACGTCGACGAGCTGCAGGACGTGCTCGACGACCTCGACGTCGACGGGCTCACCGGCGAGGTCACCACCACCCTCGCCACCGTGCTGAACGGCGGTGGCGGGCTGCGCTCCGACCTGCCGCTCGACCTGGACGACGACTCGCGCGGGCTGCTGTCCGGCCTGCTCGGTGGCGGAACGGTGCGGGACGCCGCCGACGACGTGGACGAGGAGGTCCGCGGCGGCCTCGTGTCCGGGCTCCTCGGCGGCGCGTCCACCAACGTCGACCTCGACGACGATGACGATGACGACCGCAAGGGTGGCCTGCTCACCGGGCTCCTCGGCGGCGGGTCCACCGACGAGGTCTCCGACGACGAGGCCGACGCGGACCAGGACGACGACCGCAAGGGTGGCCTGCTTTCGGGGCTCCTGGGCGGCGGTGGCAGCCAGAAGGCCGACGCCGACGACTCCGACGCCGACGACTCCGACGAGGCCGACGCGGACGAGGACGACGACCGCAAGGGTGGCCTGCTGTCGGGGCTCCTGGGTGGCGGTTCCGACCGCGGCGACGACGCCGAGTCGAAGGACTCCGACGAGGACTCCGACAAGAAGGCCGACGCCGACGACGAGTCCGACGACGACTCGGACGAGGACGGCGGCTCCAGCAAGAGCGACAAGTCCGACAAGTCCGACAAGTCCGACGACGACGAGGACGGCGACCGCAGCGGCGGCGACCGTTTCTCGGCCAAGGACCTGGTCTCCAGCCTGCTCTGACAGGCGGGAGCACCTCCCTGGTACGGATCGGCGGTCGCCCTCCAACGACGTGGGGCGGCCGCCGACCCGCATAAGCTCCGATCGTGTCGATCCACCCCGTTCCGCCTGCCCAGCTCACGGTCGCCGCGCGGGCGGCGGTGCCCCCGTTCCACGTCATGGACATCTGGGCGGCGGCCGCCGAGCGCAGGCGCACCCACGGCGACCTCGTCAACCTGTCGGCGGGTCAGCCCTCCACCCCCGCGCCTGCCGCGGTGC from Pseudonocardia cypriaca encodes:
- the nhaA gene encoding Na+/H+ antiporter NhaA — translated: MGPPTRPTPSLLARRSWPEARRIGDILRTETVGGILLVAAAAVGLLWANSPWADGYRWLSDLKVGPAALHLDLTLHQWAADGLLAIFFFVAGLELKREFVAGDLRDPRRAALPVAAAVGGMAVPALLYTSINAAAGSEALVGWAIPTATDIAFALAVLAVISTHLPSALRTFLLTLAVVDDLLAITIIAVFYTDSLSWGPLALAAIPLGLFALLVQRRVRSWWLLLPLAVATWVLVHESGVHATVAGVLLGFAVPVIRRSPGPGPGLAEHFEHRFRPLSAGVAVPIFAFFAAGVTVGGAAELGASLGDSVTLGIIVGLVVGKPVGVLGSSWLVQRFTRARLADDLGWTDVLGLALLAGIGFTVSLLIGELAFGEGSSGDEHVKIGVLLGSLLSAMLATVVLRMRNRRYRRICAEEERDTDADGVPDVYETDQAGD
- a CDS encoding DUF3040 domain-containing protein, giving the protein MSTSSNPGPEDHDAMSPWERQVLADIERELATSDPHLARTFNGRGRRRAIASRWPVSLPATGLLLAGLLVLVLIGALLPASWWAVLGVVTALVVVPWLLLAATEKNGRG
- a CDS encoding slipin family protein; amino-acid sequence: MLSTVLIVLVALVVLLVGSGVRMVQQYQRGVVLRFGRLLPEVRQPGLQLMIPVADRMVKVPVQTIVLDVPPQGAITKDNVTLSVDAVVYFRVTDPVKAVVNVENYLGAISQVARTSLRSVIGRADLDTMLSDREQVNAELRAVIDTPTDDWGISVDRVEIKDIALPESMRRAMAHQAEAERDRRARVIAADGEYQASTRLADAARVMADTPGALQLRLLQTVSDVASDQNSTLVMPLPVELLRFFENATGTSVPARAGSAAADASISPPPTADSAAPGRELPQTDGDLAGKGAVTTGQEAGPR
- a CDS encoding DUF1707 SHOCT-like domain-containing protein is translated as MPRELRASDDERQAVVRRLERAFRDGRLTVVEFDERMHAAYAARTRGELDDLTEDLPPDLW
- the nhaA gene encoding Na+/H+ antiporter NhaA, with protein sequence MQERPATPISEFARYLRTETVGGVVLLVATAIALIWANSPWSPAYDAMRGAVVGPAALHLDLTLAKWATDGLLAVFFFVVGLELKRELVIGELSTRSQALLPVAAALGGMIVPAVLALSVGWGAPGIDRAWAIPVATDIAFALGVLAVAGSALPVSARVFLLGLAVADDLGGIIVIAVLFSSGLDALWFGAVVLACTAYWWLQRRRFRAWWLYVPLALFTWFAVHEAGVHATISGVLLGLLTRVRADPDEEFAPALRLEHRLQPWSAGLCVPVFALFAAGVPIGPDALRAVFVEPVALGVMVGLLVGKIIGIFGSCWLVIRLTPASRPRGLDWRDLAAVSMLGGVGFTVSLLIAELSLAGLPDVLESAKAAILLASAAASVIGAAMLVRRVRVRARENGDDDTAAA
- a CDS encoding phage holin family protein, which codes for MASPTSSGGGDVPPVLPSIPLAPEPVRSPGEQSIGELVREATTHVSTLVRAEVELARAEIASEVKKGLQGSIFFVVALTVLLFSLFFAFLALGEVLDIWLPRSAAFGIVFGIMLLTAALFGLLGYLRVRRIRKPERTISSLKESAQVLAHRGHDEDAHPELTAR
- a CDS encoding alpha/beta fold hydrolase codes for the protein MSANGIRLHVAECDGGGPLVVLLHGFPEFWWTWRHQLPALAEGGYRVVAADLRGYGDSDKPPRGYDLWTLAGDIAGLIRALGEPGAHVVGHGWGGLIAWTVTALHPRLVLSLTSLAAPHPLAVRSAVVRDPRGQGRATARYAAAFQLPRWPERSLRRDGGARVARILRDWSAAEWDDLAEATVHYRRAIQVTGVVHSALEYYRWAARSQLRVEGRRFAAAVSRIPAVPVLQVQGALDPCVLAATAAASARWAGPQHRLHLMPATGHFPHEEHPATTTSLLAEALPAS
- the purD gene encoding phosphoribosylamine--glycine ligase, which translates into the protein MRVLVVGSGAREHAIVLALAQDPGVTALACAPGNAGTAAVAEQRGVDAADPAAVAALAVDWRADLVVIGPEVPLVAGAADAVRAAGIPCFGPSAAASKIEGSKSFAKDVMAAAGVNTATSVVVDNPAHLDAALARFTPPYVVKDDGLAAGKGVVVSTDLDVARAHASTLLDGGHPVLLESYLDGPEVSLFCLVDGETVVPLLPAQDFKRVGDDDSGPNTGGMGAYAPLPWASPGLGDELAEKVVAPVAAELNRRGTPFTGLLYAGLVLTAAGPAVIEFNCRFGDPETQVVLALLRSPLARLLLATATGRLAEEPPPQWADGAAVTVVLAAEGYPGLPRLGDVISGSEAAGVLHAGTRRRDDGAVVSSGGRVLSVVGTGPDLLAARQEAYDRLEQVHLPGSHHRTDIALRAAQGAVSVPAPS